Proteins encoded within one genomic window of Sphingomonas sp. NBWT7:
- the gmd gene encoding GDP-mannose 4,6-dehydratase, whose amino-acid sequence MKDCKVALITGVTGQDGAYLSELLLAKGYRVHGVKRRSSSFNTGRIENIYQDPHEKNARFHLHYGDLTDSTNLIRLVQQTQPDEIYNLAAQSHVAVSFETPEYTANADGIGTLRLLEAIRILGMEKTCRFYQASTSELYGLVQEVPQRETTPFYPRSPYAAAKLYAYWIVVNYREAYGMHASNGILFNHESPLRGETFVTRKITRAVAAIKLGRQEKLYLGNLDAKRDWGHAREYVRGMWLMLQQDEADDYVLATGETTPVRTFVEWAFADAGITLRWDGEGVDEKGYCTETGKCLVEVDPRYFRPTEVDLLIGDPTKAKKKLGWVHETSPRDLAREMVMADLEVMKTAPIGKDA is encoded by the coding sequence GTGAAGGATTGCAAAGTCGCCTTGATCACCGGCGTGACGGGGCAGGACGGCGCGTATCTGTCCGAACTTCTGCTTGCGAAGGGATATCGCGTTCACGGTGTGAAGCGGCGGTCCTCGTCGTTCAACACGGGCCGGATCGAGAACATCTACCAGGATCCGCATGAGAAGAACGCGCGCTTCCACCTGCATTACGGCGACCTGACCGATTCGACCAATCTCATCCGCCTGGTGCAGCAGACGCAGCCCGACGAGATCTACAACCTCGCCGCGCAGAGCCATGTTGCGGTGAGCTTCGAGACGCCCGAGTACACCGCCAACGCCGACGGCATCGGCACGCTGCGCCTGCTCGAGGCGATCCGTATCCTCGGCATGGAGAAGACCTGCCGCTTCTACCAGGCCTCGACGTCGGAGCTCTACGGCCTCGTCCAGGAAGTGCCGCAGCGCGAGACGACGCCCTTCTATCCGCGCTCGCCCTATGCCGCCGCCAAGCTCTACGCCTACTGGATCGTGGTGAACTACCGCGAGGCGTACGGCATGCACGCGTCGAACGGCATCCTGTTCAACCATGAGAGCCCGCTGCGCGGCGAGACGTTCGTCACGCGCAAGATCACTCGCGCGGTCGCGGCGATCAAGCTCGGGCGGCAGGAGAAGCTGTACCTCGGCAACCTCGATGCCAAGCGCGACTGGGGCCATGCGCGCGAATATGTGCGCGGCATGTGGCTGATGCTGCAGCAGGACGAGGCGGACGACTATGTGCTGGCGACGGGCGAGACGACGCCGGTGCGCACCTTCGTCGAATGGGCGTTCGCCGATGCCGGCATCACCCTGCGCTGGGACGGCGAGGGCGTCGACGAGAAGGGCTATTGCACCGAGACGGGCAAATGCCTCGTCGAGGTCGACCCGCGCTACTTCCGCCCGACCGAGGTCGACCTGCTGATCGGCGATCCGACCAAGGCGAAGAAGAAGCTCGGCTGGGTGCACGAGACAAGCCCGCGCGATCTCGCGCGCGAGATGGTGATGGCCGACCTCGAGGTGATGAAGACCGCGCCGATCGGCAAGGACGCCTGA
- a CDS encoding GDP-L-fucose synthase produces MIGQPYDLAGKRVFVAGHRGMVGSAIVRRLAGEDCTVLTAGRAELDLKDQAAVRAWFAANRPDAVFLAAAKVGGILANDSFPADFLYDNLMIEANVIEAAHVHGVDKLLFLGSSCIYPKMAPQPITEDALLTGPLEPTNEWYAIAKIAGIKLAQAYRRQHGRDFISAMPTNLYGPGDNFDLQSSHVLPALIRKAHEAKLAGADSIEIWGTGTPRREFLHVDDLADACVFLMRTYSDDGHVNVGSGSDVTILELAQMVCNAVGFTGRIVTDPTKPDGTPRKLMDSALLTNQRWRPRITLPDGIVSAYAAFLRDQPVSGAATPR; encoded by the coding sequence ATGATCGGTCAGCCCTATGACCTTGCCGGCAAGCGCGTGTTCGTCGCCGGGCATCGCGGCATGGTCGGCTCGGCGATCGTGCGCCGGCTGGCGGGCGAGGATTGCACAGTGCTCACCGCCGGGCGCGCCGAGCTCGATCTCAAGGATCAGGCGGCGGTGCGCGCGTGGTTCGCCGCCAACCGCCCCGACGCGGTGTTCCTCGCCGCGGCCAAGGTCGGCGGGATCCTCGCGAACGACAGCTTTCCGGCCGATTTCCTCTACGACAACCTCATGATCGAGGCGAACGTGATCGAGGCGGCGCACGTGCACGGCGTCGACAAGCTGCTCTTCCTCGGCTCCTCGTGCATCTACCCGAAGATGGCACCCCAGCCGATCACCGAGGACGCGCTGCTCACCGGCCCGCTCGAGCCGACCAACGAATGGTATGCGATCGCCAAGATCGCCGGGATCAAGCTCGCGCAGGCGTACCGTCGCCAGCACGGGCGCGACTTCATCTCGGCGATGCCGACCAACCTCTACGGGCCGGGCGACAATTTCGATCTTCAGTCCAGCCACGTCCTGCCCGCGCTGATCCGAAAGGCACACGAGGCGAAGCTGGCCGGGGCCGACAGCATCGAGATTTGGGGCACCGGCACGCCGCGGCGCGAGTTCCTCCACGTCGACGACCTTGCCGACGCCTGCGTGTTCCTGATGCGCACCTATTCCGACGACGGCCACGTCAACGTCGGCTCGGGTAGCGACGTGACCATCCTCGAACTCGCGCAGATGGTCTGCAACGCCGTCGGCTTCACCGGCCGCATCGTCACTGACCCCACCAAACCCGACGGCACACCGCGCAAGCTGATGGATAGCGCGCTGCTCACCAACCAAAGATGGCGCCCGCGCATCACCCTCCCCGACGGCATCGTAAGCGCCTATGCCGCGTTCTTGCGCGACCAGCCGGTGAGTGGCGCCGCCACGCCGCGATGA